The following proteins are encoded in a genomic region of Bernardetia sp. MNP-M8:
- a CDS encoding leucine-rich repeat domain-containing protein: MKNLRFLVLVSVFISLSLSAFAQQNNINQKWWNDLNEGWQLYFRYNHEIDSVPTAQNLEKIYNLKKIDCAGTQEYYNKLILDINPLKDLPFLEEVNFSYCPVSSLEPLKNAKNLRKIDAERTLVSDLSPISKLENLEEIWVQKCAGITSVNSLSALKNLKKLSLSATGVTDISPLSSISSLERVYLAYTKVKDISALKNLENLEKVSFTATGIKDFSALSKLKNLKSILAWRTPVDDVSPLSKLVNLEELYLNWTQVEDISSLKNLINLRVIGLGNTKVSSISALSNMTQLTEVQLNDSKVTDIEPLKNAKNLEILSVSETEVEKIDVLEEFFHLKKIFLNKTKIKSISSLKNATQLELLEAGETQLSSLKGIENLVNLKDLYIYQTQIKTLKPLSELVKLEKLFCGETQIKTLEGLENKPNLEILDAQKTEVQDLTPIKTCKNLQELILIDTKLDNMEVAEQLKRQSLKKLYIKGTPLQQKIEEEEGEGDDY, translated from the coding sequence ATGAAAAACCTTCGTTTTCTTGTTCTAGTCTCTGTTTTTATATCTCTTTCTCTTTCAGCTTTCGCCCAACAAAACAATATCAATCAAAAATGGTGGAATGATTTGAACGAAGGTTGGCAGCTTTATTTTAGGTACAATCACGAAATAGACAGCGTTCCGACAGCTCAAAATTTAGAAAAAATCTATAATCTTAAAAAAATAGATTGTGCAGGAACACAAGAATACTATAACAAACTTATTTTAGACATCAATCCGTTGAAAGATTTGCCTTTTTTAGAAGAAGTTAATTTTTCGTACTGTCCTGTGAGTTCTTTAGAGCCATTGAAAAATGCGAAAAACTTGCGTAAAATAGATGCAGAACGAACCTTAGTTTCAGATCTTTCTCCTATTTCCAAACTAGAAAACCTAGAGGAAATTTGGGTGCAAAAATGTGCAGGAATTACTTCGGTCAATTCTCTTTCTGCTCTCAAAAATCTTAAAAAATTATCGCTTTCTGCCACTGGAGTTACTGATATTTCGCCTTTGAGTTCTATTTCTAGTCTAGAACGTGTGTATTTGGCTTATACAAAAGTAAAAGATATTTCTGCTCTCAAAAATCTTGAAAATTTGGAAAAAGTAAGTTTTACAGCAACTGGAATCAAAGATTTTTCTGCTTTATCAAAGCTCAAAAATCTAAAATCAATTTTGGCTTGGAGAACTCCTGTAGATGATGTTTCTCCTTTATCAAAACTGGTAAATTTGGAAGAACTTTATCTAAACTGGACACAAGTAGAAGATATTTCTTCTCTCAAAAATCTTATAAACCTTCGTGTAATTGGTTTGGGCAACACAAAAGTAAGTAGTATTTCTGCGCTTTCAAATATGACACAGCTTACCGAAGTTCAATTAAATGATAGCAAAGTTACAGATATAGAACCTCTCAAGAATGCTAAGAATTTAGAAATTCTTTCTGTTTCAGAAACAGAAGTAGAAAAAATTGATGTTTTGGAAGAGTTTTTTCATTTGAAAAAAATATTTCTCAATAAGACTAAAATCAAAAGTATTTCTTCTCTCAAAAATGCTACACAACTAGAGCTTTTAGAAGCAGGAGAAACACAGTTAAGTTCTTTAAAAGGAATTGAAAATTTAGTGAATTTAAAAGATTTGTATATTTATCAAACTCAAATAAAAACTTTAAAGCCTCTTTCAGAATTAGTAAAACTAGAAAAATTATTTTGTGGAGAAACACAAATAAAGACTTTAGAAGGATTAGAAAATAAGCCAAATTTGGAAATATTAGATGCCCAAAAAACAGAAGTACAAGATTTGACACCCATCAAAACTTGTAAAAATCTTCAAGAACTTATTCTAATAGATACAAAATTAGATAATATGGAAGTTGCCGAACAACTCAAAAGACAAAGTCTTAAGAAATTGTACATTAAAGGAACACCATTACAACAAAAAATAGAAGAAGAAGAAGGCGAAGGCGACGATTATTAA
- the yidD gene encoding membrane protein insertion efficiency factor YidD — MKKLLQFVIKFYQKHFSKKLARNCLFKESCSNYVYRKLEEEGTKKGLKAFYYRFQTCRVGYTFSFNTANNNFDIILENGDVLLNSEISESIELPNFSLEDYLK, encoded by the coding sequence ATGAAAAAACTGTTACAATTTGTAATCAAATTCTATCAAAAGCATTTTTCTAAAAAATTAGCTCGTAATTGTCTATTTAAAGAAAGTTGTTCGAATTATGTATATCGTAAGCTAGAAGAGGAAGGAACAAAAAAAGGCTTAAAAGCATTTTATTATAGATTTCAAACTTGTAGAGTAGGATATACATTTTCGTTTAATACAGCCAATAATAATTTTGATATTATATTAGAAAATGGAGATGTTCTATTAAACTCTGAAATATCTGAAAGTATCGAACTTCCTAATTTTTCATTGGAAGATTATTTGAAATAA
- a CDS encoding DUF4177 domain-containing protein, whose translation MEYSVRSINAARNHNSDRSEFTKQLQTMINEHAEQGWELHGVEQVSTWVKGNSACFNQKQGYFETINLVIFKR comes from the coding sequence ATGGAATATTCAGTAAGGTCAATTAATGCAGCTCGTAATCACAACTCAGATAGAAGTGAGTTTACAAAGCAACTACAAACTATGATTAATGAACATGCAGAACAAGGGTGGGAATTGCATGGTGTTGAGCAGGTCAGTACTTGGGTAAAAGGGAATAGTGCTTGTTTCAATCAAAAGCAAGGCTATTTTGAAACAATCAATTTAGTAATTTTTAAAAGATGA
- the coaE gene encoding dephospho-CoA kinase (Dephospho-CoA kinase (CoaE) performs the final step in coenzyme A biosynthesis.), giving the protein MKKQIVKKNEILQLGITGGIGTGKSTVCKIFETLGIAVYDADSRAKSVMITDNILKQELKEAFGEEVYLSENEINRDFLVKTVFSNQPDNSNDNSKVEILNSIVHPAVGRDYQTWYNENKDKSPYLLKEAALMFESDSYKVLDAIIVVHAPLEERIKRVLKRDSHRTEEQVKDIISKQLPESEKLKRADFVIYNDASHPLIKQVLELHEKFQSLL; this is encoded by the coding sequence ATGAAAAAACAAATAGTAAAGAAAAATGAAATTCTTCAATTAGGAATAACTGGAGGAATAGGAACAGGAAAAAGCACTGTTTGTAAAATCTTCGAAACGCTAGGAATAGCTGTTTATGATGCTGACAGCCGTGCAAAATCAGTAATGATAACTGATAATATCTTAAAACAAGAACTCAAAGAAGCCTTTGGAGAAGAAGTTTATTTAAGCGAAAATGAAATTAATAGAGATTTTTTAGTAAAAACAGTTTTTTCAAATCAACCAGATAATAGTAATGATAATTCGAAAGTAGAAATCCTTAATTCTATTGTACATCCAGCTGTAGGAAGAGATTATCAGACTTGGTACAACGAAAACAAAGATAAAAGTCCATATCTTTTGAAAGAAGCAGCTCTGATGTTTGAGTCAGATTCATACAAGGTTTTGGATGCTATTATTGTAGTTCATGCACCATTGGAAGAACGTATAAAACGAGTTTTGAAAAGAGATTCCCACCGAACAGAAGAACAAGTAAAAGATATTATTTCCAAACAACTTCCCGAAAGTGAAAAACTAAAGCGTGCCGATTTTGTAATTTATAATGATGCTTCTCATCCTTTGATTAAGCAGGTTTTGGAGCTTCATGAAAAATTTCAATCCTTATTATAG
- a CDS encoding DUF3124 domain-containing protein, with product MLKKNSSFLSILCILSIGFFNLFLLSSCESGSKEFISQSDNEKTYTDADVNYIKELNSKSLIKLTNAKNKNSLSSNTFPPQELKDSLAFGQLLYVPVYSEIYSIGHHRTERLSSTLSIRNVNLDGEFYITRLEYYDTEGNILKEIKASELPIKVNSLETKNHVIALYDDRGGVGANFILEWRSSKPIVAPMVESIMISTESNWGLSFTATSRTIENYGRILRPY from the coding sequence ATGCTCAAAAAAAACTCATCCTTTTTATCAATTCTTTGTATTCTTTCTATAGGTTTTTTCAATCTATTTCTACTTTCTTCATGTGAATCAGGTTCGAAAGAGTTTATTTCTCAATCAGACAATGAAAAAACATATACAGATGCAGATGTAAACTATATAAAAGAACTCAACTCAAAGAGTTTGATAAAACTTACTAATGCAAAAAATAAAAATTCGCTTAGTTCAAACACTTTTCCTCCCCAAGAACTCAAAGATTCTTTAGCTTTTGGACAGCTTTTATACGTTCCTGTTTATTCAGAAATTTATAGCATCGGACACCATAGAACAGAGCGACTTTCTTCTACACTAAGCATCAGAAATGTAAATCTTGATGGCGAATTTTATATTACTCGTTTGGAATATTACGATACAGAAGGAAATATTTTGAAGGAAATAAAAGCCTCCGAACTGCCTATAAAAGTAAATAGTTTGGAAACAAAAAATCACGTTATTGCGCTTTATGATGATAGAGGAGGCGTAGGAGCAAATTTTATTTTAGAATGGAGAAGTAGTAAGCCGATTGTTGCGCCTATGGTAGAATCGATTATGATTAGTACAGAGTCTAATTGGGGGCTTTCTTTTACGGCTACCTCAAGAACAATAGAAAATTATGGTAGAATACTTCGACCTTATTAA
- a CDS encoding cation:proton antiporter, with the protein MLLNIPPILTDVVVILALAIPVILLLYKMRLPSIVGFLVTGVIAGPYVLKLVTSQEHIDILAEIGVILLLFTIGMEFSLPNLLRIRKAVFLAGSLQLVLTTVVFGAITYFGTYDYLPIAIFYGFLSTLSSTAIVLKLLQMRGEMGSPHGQIILAILIFQDIAVVPMMLMMPILAGQADNVLQEVFLMIAKTAGVLAFLVLVSKFVLKPFLNLVVMTKSKELFISTIVVICFSVAYLTSLAGLSLALGAFLAGLVMSESEYSHDATGYILPFKEIFTSIFFISIGMLMDINFLWHNLIEILLLTLMSIAIQAFLAFWAAKSLKVTAKTAMLVGLSICQIGEFAFVLAKSGTEIGLMPIELYQYFLSTSVLTMAFAPILILNSKPISHFLIYKLPKPKIINRWATKRVKLPEFLQEFKDKNLEDHIIIIGFGYNGKTIAKAAKLSNIPFIVIETDPKKVKKDSLYRKNILFGDAMNEEVQHQVRFEKARIVVITLTDLEITKVLTHKIKYLNPEVGVLVRNKRAKDVAAIEKAGADVIVTDELETNLELFTQALQYYYLPQREVYALISKIKEDLIDE; encoded by the coding sequence ATGCTTCTCAATATTCCCCCTATCCTAACAGATGTAGTTGTTATTTTGGCTTTAGCCATTCCTGTTATTTTACTTCTATATAAAATGCGCTTGCCAAGTATTGTAGGTTTTTTGGTAACAGGTGTTATTGCAGGTCCTTATGTTTTGAAACTGGTTACAAGTCAAGAACACATTGATATTTTAGCAGAAATTGGAGTTATTTTACTTCTTTTTACTATTGGAATGGAGTTTTCTCTACCCAATCTTTTGCGTATTAGGAAGGCTGTTTTTTTAGCTGGCTCTCTTCAACTTGTTCTTACAACAGTTGTTTTTGGTGCAATTACCTATTTTGGAACGTATGACTACTTGCCAATTGCTATTTTTTACGGTTTTCTTTCTACACTGAGTAGTACAGCAATTGTTTTGAAACTCTTGCAAATGCGTGGGGAAATGGGAAGTCCACATGGTCAGATTATTCTTGCTATCTTGATTTTTCAAGATATTGCTGTTGTACCAATGATGCTCATGATGCCTATTTTAGCAGGACAAGCAGATAATGTACTACAAGAAGTATTTCTGATGATTGCCAAAACAGCTGGTGTACTTGCATTTTTAGTTTTGGTTTCAAAGTTTGTCTTAAAACCTTTTCTTAATTTGGTTGTCATGACCAAGAGTAAAGAGCTTTTTATTTCTACTATTGTCGTAATTTGTTTTTCGGTGGCTTATCTTACTTCTTTGGCTGGTCTGTCACTTGCTTTGGGTGCTTTTTTGGCTGGATTAGTAATGTCGGAGTCAGAATATTCACACGATGCAACAGGTTATATTTTGCCTTTTAAAGAGATTTTTACAAGTATCTTCTTTATTTCTATTGGAATGTTGATGGATATTAATTTCTTATGGCACAATCTTATAGAAATTCTTTTACTTACACTAATGAGTATTGCTATTCAGGCTTTTTTAGCTTTCTGGGCTGCTAAATCTTTGAAAGTAACAGCTAAAACGGCTATGCTTGTTGGTCTTTCTATTTGTCAGATAGGAGAATTTGCATTTGTTCTTGCAAAGTCTGGAACAGAAATCGGATTGATGCCTATTGAACTGTATCAGTATTTTCTTTCTACTTCTGTTTTGACAATGGCATTTGCACCTATTTTGATATTAAACTCTAAACCAATCTCTCATTTCTTGATTTATAAATTACCCAAACCAAAAATAATAAACCGTTGGGCTACAAAAAGAGTAAAGCTACCTGAATTTTTACAAGAGTTTAAAGATAAAAACTTAGAAGACCATATTATAATAATAGGTTTTGGCTACAATGGAAAAACAATCGCAAAAGCTGCTAAACTATCAAATATTCCATTTATAGTCATTGAAACTGACCCTAAAAAAGTAAAAAAAGATAGCTTATATAGAAAAAATATTTTATTTGGAGATGCAATGAATGAAGAAGTTCAGCATCAGGTTCGTTTTGAAAAAGCTCGTATTGTCGTAATTACTCTGACTGATTTAGAAATTACTAAGGTACTTACTCATAAAATAAAATATCTTAATCCAGAAGTAGGTGTTTTGGTAAGAAATAAACGTGCTAAAGATGTTGCAGCCATTGAAAAAGCAGGGGCTGATGTTATCGTAACTGATGAACTAGAAACTAATTTGGAGCTTTTTACACAAGCCTTACAGTATTATTACTTACCACAACGAGAAGTGTATGCTTTAATTTCAAAAATCAAAGAAGACCTTATTGATGAATGA
- the rpmB gene encoding 50S ribosomal protein L28, with protein sequence MARVCDITGKKTQTGNNVSHANNKTKRCFYPNLQKKRFYIAEEDRFVTLKVSTSAIRTISKNGILPTMRKAVAKGHLHKSFLKPAQEA encoded by the coding sequence ATGGCACGAGTGTGTGATATCACTGGCAAAAAAACGCAGACAGGAAACAATGTTTCTCATGCAAACAACAAAACTAAACGTTGTTTTTATCCAAACTTGCAGAAAAAACGTTTTTATATTGCTGAAGAAGATCGTTTCGTTACTTTGAAAGTTTCTACTTCTGCAATCCGTACTATTAGTAAAAACGGTATCCTTCCTACAATGCGTAAAGCAGTAGCAAAAGGACATTTGCACAAAAGTTTTTTAAAGCCTGCTCAAGAAGCATAG
- the rpmG gene encoding 50S ribosomal protein L33: MAKKGNRVQVILECMEHKTSGVPGTSRYITTKNRKNVTERLELKKYNPILKKHTMHREIK; encoded by the coding sequence ATGGCTAAGAAAGGCAACCGAGTACAAGTGATTTTGGAATGTATGGAACACAAAACATCTGGCGTTCCAGGTACTTCTCGTTACATCACTACAAAAAATCGCAAAAATGTAACTGAGCGTTTGGAGTTGAAAAAATACAATCCAATCCTTAAAAAACATACAATGCACAGAGAGATTAAGTAA
- a CDS encoding DUF4295 domain-containing protein → MAKKVVATLKKEGTQKYAKVIRTIRSEKTGAYTFKEEIVPEQMVQEVLNRKS, encoded by the coding sequence ATGGCTAAGAAAGTAGTAGCAACCCTAAAAAAAGAAGGTACTCAAAAATATGCTAAAGTAATCCGTACTATCCGTTCGGAAAAAACTGGAGCTTATACATTTAAGGAAGAAATCGTTCCTGAACAAATGGTACAAGAAGTATTGAACCGTAAAAGCTAA
- the ftsY gene encoding signal recognition particle-docking protein FtsY — MSIFKKFFTKEQKQTLDKGLEKSKTNFFDKIGKAIAGKSKVDDDVLDELENILVASDVGVDTTVKIINRIEKRVAEDKYTTTSELDRILREEIAALLAENNSSDVENYDLPSNIKPYVLLVVGVNGVGKTTTIGKLAAKYKASGKKVLLGAADTFRAAAVDQLIEWGRRVDVPVISKGMNVHPATVAYETVEEGIRQGADIVIIDTAGRLQTKVNLMNELTKVHKVIKKHIPDAPHEVMLVLDGSTGQNAFMQAKEFTRATEVSSLAITKLDGTAKGGVVIGISDQFKIPVKYIGVGEKVEDLQIFNKKEFVESFFTRG, encoded by the coding sequence ATGTCTATTTTCAAGAAATTTTTTACTAAAGAACAAAAACAAACGCTAGACAAAGGTCTTGAAAAATCAAAAACTAACTTTTTTGATAAAATTGGAAAAGCCATTGCAGGCAAATCAAAGGTCGATGACGACGTTTTAGATGAACTAGAAAATATTTTGGTTGCTTCAGATGTAGGTGTCGATACAACTGTAAAGATTATCAATCGTATCGAAAAGCGTGTTGCAGAAGACAAATATACCACTACATCAGAACTTGATAGAATATTAAGAGAAGAAATAGCTGCACTTTTAGCTGAAAATAATTCTTCTGATGTTGAAAATTATGACCTTCCAAGTAATATAAAACCTTATGTTTTATTAGTTGTTGGAGTAAATGGTGTAGGAAAAACTACAACAATTGGAAAACTAGCTGCTAAATACAAAGCATCTGGTAAAAAAGTATTGTTAGGTGCTGCTGATACATTCCGTGCTGCTGCCGTTGATCAGCTTATTGAATGGGGACGCAGAGTAGATGTTCCTGTTATTTCAAAGGGAATGAATGTCCACCCTGCAACTGTCGCTTACGAAACGGTAGAAGAAGGAATTAGACAAGGTGCAGACATCGTAATCATAGACACAGCAGGACGTTTGCAAACAAAGGTAAACTTGATGAATGAGCTAACAAAAGTACATAAAGTAATCAAAAAACACATTCCAGATGCACCACATGAAGTAATGTTAGTTTTGGATGGAAGCACAGGACAAAACGCATTTATGCAAGCAAAGGAATTTACAAGAGCTACCGAAGTTAGTTCTTTAGCTATCACAAAATTAGACGGAACAGCAAAAGGAGGCGTAGTAATTGGAATTTCTGATCAATTCAAAATTCCTGTAAAATATATTGGTGTAGGTGAAAAAGTAGAAGATTTACAGATTTTCAATAAAAAAGAATTTGTAGAGTCGTTCTTTACAAGAGGATAA
- a CDS encoding ribonucleoside-diphosphate reductase subunit alpha — protein MYVIKRDGRKEEVIMQKITARIERLCDNLDNRYIKPQEITYKVLAGLYDNVTTVELDELAAETAATMATVHPDYAILASRIAISNLHKETKDAFSETIEELYNYVNPKTNEPAGLISDEVVQVVRKYAHVLNQAIDYGRDYEYDYFGFKTLERSYLLRLDGKVTERPQQMIMRVSVGIHGADIDAAIKTYHLMAERWFTHATPTLFNAGTPKPQMSSCFLLEIQGDSVDGIYDTLKQCAKISQSAGGIGVSVHNVRATGSYIRGTNGYSNGIVPMLKVFNDTARYIDQGGNKRKGAFAVYLEPWHADIFEFLDLKKNHGKEEARARDLFYALWISDLFMQRVQDDGEWSLFCPNEARGLADCYGKEFEDLYTKYELEGKARKTIRAQELWFAILEAQIETGTPYMLYKDHANNKSNQKNLGTIKSSNLCTEIMEYTAPDEVAVCNLASIALPKFVIENKEGKLEFNHEILYDVTYQATVNLNRIIDRNYYPIEEARKSNMRHRPIGLGVQGLADAFILLRMPFESEEAAKLNKEIFETIYFAAMTASKDLAITEGAYETFEGSPLSKGQFQFDLWNVDEDYHNGRWNWEELRGEVVKHGTRNSLLLAPMPTASTSQILGNNECFEPYTSNIYVRRVLSGEFVVVNKHLLKDLIEIDMWDDEMKNELISANGSVQSIKRIPQELKDIYKTVWEISQRTIIDMSADRGAYICQSQSLNVHIQNPTFGKLTSMHFHAWKRGLKTGMYYLRTKAAADAIKFTVDKDALEINKGASATKAKAEKIVAQSNEEMLEMAGAGDMEEQSNLALARIHKRQNGQAQEEQLKDGLGGAACSLDDEDCLVCGS, from the coding sequence ATGTACGTAATCAAGCGAGACGGCAGGAAAGAAGAAGTGATTATGCAAAAAATCACAGCCAGAATTGAAAGGCTTTGTGATAATTTGGATAATCGTTATATAAAACCTCAAGAAATTACTTATAAAGTTTTGGCAGGACTTTATGATAATGTTACTACCGTAGAACTCGACGAACTTGCAGCCGAAACAGCAGCCACTATGGCAACTGTTCATCCAGACTATGCGATTTTAGCTTCAAGAATTGCTATTTCAAATCTTCATAAAGAAACTAAAGATGCTTTTTCAGAAACGATTGAAGAGCTTTATAATTATGTAAACCCAAAGACAAATGAGCCAGCAGGTCTTATTTCTGATGAGGTTGTACAAGTAGTTCGTAAATATGCACATGTTTTGAATCAAGCTATTGATTATGGTAGAGATTATGAGTATGACTACTTTGGCTTCAAAACTTTAGAACGTTCATACCTTTTGCGTCTTGATGGTAAAGTAACTGAGCGTCCTCAGCAAATGATTATGCGTGTCTCTGTAGGCATTCATGGGGCTGATATTGATGCAGCTATCAAAACATATCATTTGATGGCTGAGCGTTGGTTTACACACGCTACACCAACACTTTTTAATGCAGGAACTCCAAAACCTCAGATGTCTTCTTGTTTCTTATTAGAAATACAAGGTGATAGTGTAGATGGAATTTATGACACATTAAAGCAGTGTGCTAAAATTTCTCAATCGGCTGGTGGAATTGGTGTAAGTGTTCATAATGTACGTGCGACAGGTTCATATATTCGTGGTACAAATGGCTATTCAAACGGAATTGTTCCGATGTTGAAAGTATTCAACGATACAGCTCGTTATATTGACCAAGGAGGAAACAAACGCAAAGGAGCTTTTGCTGTTTATTTAGAACCTTGGCATGCTGATATTTTTGAGTTTTTAGATTTGAAGAAAAATCATGGTAAAGAAGAAGCTAGAGCAAGAGATTTGTTTTATGCTTTATGGATTTCAGATTTATTTATGCAACGTGTACAGGATGATGGCGAATGGTCGCTTTTCTGTCCGAATGAAGCACGAGGTTTAGCAGATTGTTATGGAAAAGAATTTGAAGATTTATATACAAAATATGAATTAGAAGGAAAAGCTCGTAAAACAATCAGAGCGCAAGAACTTTGGTTTGCTATTTTAGAAGCACAAATTGAAACGGGAACTCCGTATATGCTTTATAAAGACCACGCAAATAATAAGTCAAATCAAAAGAATTTGGGTACAATCAAATCTTCAAATCTTTGTACTGAAATTATGGAATATACTGCACCTGATGAAGTGGCAGTTTGTAATTTGGCTTCTATTGCTCTTCCAAAATTCGTTATCGAAAATAAAGAAGGCAAATTAGAATTCAATCATGAAATACTTTATGATGTAACCTATCAAGCAACTGTCAATTTGAACAGAATTATTGATAGAAATTATTATCCAATCGAAGAAGCTCGTAAATCAAACATGCGTCACCGTCCAATCGGATTGGGTGTACAAGGTTTGGCTGATGCGTTTATTTTACTTCGTATGCCTTTTGAGTCGGAAGAAGCTGCAAAATTGAATAAAGAAATATTTGAAACCATTTATTTTGCTGCCATGACTGCTTCTAAAGATTTAGCTATCACAGAAGGAGCTTATGAAACTTTTGAAGGTTCGCCATTATCAAAAGGACAATTCCAATTTGATTTATGGAATGTAGATGAAGATTATCATAATGGACGTTGGAACTGGGAAGAATTGCGTGGCGAAGTAGTAAAACATGGAACTAGAAACTCGCTTTTACTTGCACCAATGCCAACAGCTTCTACTTCTCAGATTTTGGGAAATAACGAATGTTTTGAACCTTATACATCTAATATTTATGTTCGTCGTGTGCTTTCTGGGGAATTTGTTGTGGTAAACAAACATCTTTTGAAAGATTTGATTGAAATTGATATGTGGGATGATGAAATGAAAAATGAACTTATTTCTGCAAATGGTTCGGTTCAGAGTATCAAGCGTATTCCTCAAGAATTAAAAGATATTTACAAAACGGTTTGGGAAATTAGTCAGCGTACAATTATTGACATGTCGGCTGATAGAGGAGCTTATATTTGTCAGAGTCAGAGTTTGAATGTTCATATTCAAAATCCTACTTTCGGAAAATTGACTTCTATGCACTTCCACGCTTGGAAACGAGGTTTGAAAACAGGTATGTATTACCTTCGTACAAAAGCTGCTGCTGATGCAATTAAGTTTACAGTAGATAAAGATGCTTTAGAAATAAACAAAGGTGCAAGTGCAACAAAAGCAAAGGCTGAAAAAATAGTTGCTCAAAGCAACGAAGAAATGTTAGAAATGGCTGGAGCTGGAGATATGGAAGAACAATCAAATCTTGCACTCGCTAGAATCCATAAACGCCAAAACGGACAAGCACAAGAAGAACAATTAAAAGACGGACTAGGAGGAGCAGCTTGTTCACTAGACGACGAAGATTGTTTGGTTTGTGGAAGTTAA